GGTCATGGCGGGAATCCAATGAAGATGGGCGTCAGACCGCTATACTCCCGCGTCATGATTCCTCAAACTGGATTCGGTGGCGGTGTGTCGAGCGGAAACATCTTGGCTCAGCGGTCTTCGCGTGTGTGCCAGATGCGCAAGATAAAGGTCGTTGACTGCTTTATCTCGTAGCGCATCTCTTAGTGTCCAACGAGCAAGCGACGAACTTCGCGGGGCGCGAATTCGTCCAGGCGTTCCCCGAGGCGAGGCTGTTCGATCAGATGGGACGGCGCGGAAATCAGGGACTGCACCGTCCGTGCCGCCCCCTCCTGTTGACGGGCGCCAGGAATTCGAAAAGGCGCCGCAAATCGGACGAGGCCTTTGCCGTCCATTTCAGTTCCATCATTGCGGAACGGGGAGCGGTTTGTCGCTATCGAGGCTGTCGGCCCAGGCCTGCATGGCCTGATGATCGATGACGTTTCCGGCATCGCCATCGGCAAGCGCCTCAAGCGTCAAACGGCGTCGCTCTTCTTCCTGGTTGACCCAGGTCGCAAGCGCCTGCTTGATGATCCAGCCGCGTGGCTCCAGGCGAGCCGCAAGCTGATCCACCTTTTCTGCAAGCGACAGCGGAACGTGCGCCGTTAGCACTTTCGTTTCCATGTGCATCTCCTTTAATCAGATTTAATCATAGAGATTGAATCTAGAGTCGATGATGTTTAGTGCTTGGCTCCGTCTATCGGGCGGCGGCACGAGATCGCCGGTATCCTAGTAAGTCCCGCCCGAACGCCCCGTCGTTCCGGCATCGCCACTATTACCCTTGAACTCCGCGGCGAGCTTGGACGTTGCACCAACCAGCAGGCTCACGTCGTTGCCGACGGCGACGAAGGTGGCGCCGAGCTCGAGATAGCGGCGTGCGAGCGCGTGGTCGGAGGTGAGAATACCGGCCGCCTTGCCGTGCGACTGGATGCGAATAAGCGCCGCTTCGACTGCCTGTTGAACCTCGGGCGCGCCCGGCTTGCCGAGGAAGCCCATGTCGGCTGCCAGATCCGCCGGCCCGATGAAGACGCCGTCGACGCCGTCGGTCGTGGCGATCTCGTCGAGGGCGGCAAGCCCGGCCCGGCTTTCGATCTGCACGAGCAGGCAGGTCTCCTCATTGGCTGTCTGCAGATAATCCGGGATGCGGTTGAAGGCGGAGGCTCGGGCAAGGGCCGCGCCGACGCCGCGCACGCCGTGTGGCGGGTAGCGGACGGCGCGCACCAGGGCGCGGGCCTGCTCGGCGCTTTCAACCATCGGCACCAGAAGCGTCTGCGCGCCGATGTCGAGGATCTGCTTGATCATCCAGGTCTCGCCGATGGGCGGTCGGACGATGGCATGGCTCGGCGAGGCCGAAAGCGCCTGGAGCTGTGTCGCCAGAAGCGGCAAGTCGTTCGGCGCATGCTCGGCGTCCAGCAGCAGCCAGTCGAACCCGGCACCGCCGCAGATCTCGGCCGTATAGGGATTGGCGAGCGCCAGCCAGAGGCCGATCTGCGGACGCTTCTCGGCGAGGGCCTGTTTGAACGGATTGCGCGGAGCGGGCATGGTCGGTCCTATTCGAAGAAGCAGCTGACGGTGCCGGACGGGCCGAAATCGGCGACAATGGTGTCGCCGTGGCGGGCCTCGACCGGGCGGATGAAGGAGCCGGCAAGCACGATCTGGCCGGTCTCGATACGGTCGCCGTAGAGCGCCAGGCGATTGGCGAGCCAGGCGATGCCGCGGGCCGGGTGGTTGAGCACGCCGGCGCCCAGTCCTGTCTCTTCGACCTCGGCATTGCGCGAGACGATCGCGCCCATCCAGCGCATGTCGACCGCATCGGGCCGCATCTGCCGGCCGCCGAGCACAATGCCGGCATTGGCGGCATTGTCCGAAATGGTATCGACGATCGTGCGCGCCTTCTTCGTTTCCGGATCGACGCGCAGGATCCGCGTATCGAGGATTTCGAGCGCCGGCGTCACATAGTCGGTGGCGTTCAAGACGTCGAAGACGGTGACGCTGGGGCCCGCGAGCGGCGCCTTCATCACGAAGGCGATCTCGGCCTCGATGCGCGGCTGAATGAAACGATTGCCCGGAATGCGCGCGCCGTCCTCAAACAGCATGTCGTCGAAGAGCACACCCGAATCCGGGATGTCGATGTTGAGCGCATATTGCATCGCCTTGGAGGTGAGGCCGATCTTCCAGCCGATCACCCGGCGTCCCCCGGCGATCTTCTTCTTCACCCAGGCGGCCTGCACCGCATAGGCGTCGTCCATGGTCATCTCGGGGTGCCTGAGCGACAGCAGTCCGGTCTGGACGCGGTCGCGTTCGGCGGTATCGAGTACCGTCGCGGCCGCCTCGATCTGGTTCTTGTCGAGCATGGTTCAGGCCTCGTCCGCGACAGGGTTGATGAGCGTGCCGATGCCCTCGGCCTCGACCTCGACGATATCGCCCGGCTTCAGCCAGATCGGCGGATCGAAGCGGGCGCCGGCCCCGGTCGGCGTGCCGGTGACGATAACGTCGCCGGGAACCAGCGCCGTAAACGTCGAGACGTAGTTGATGATCTTGCGGAAGGAGAAGATCATCCGGCTGGTGCGGTCCTGCTGGCGCACCTCACCGTTGACCCGGGTTTCGAGCTTGATGTCGGCAAGCTGGGCCTCGTCGGTGAAAGGCACCAGCCAGGGGCCGATCGAGCCGGTGCGGTCAAAATTCTTGCCCTGGGTGACATTGAACTTGGCGTGGCGCACCCAGTCGCGGATCGTGCCTTCGTTTGAGAGCGAAAGTGCCGCGATATGGTCGAGTGCGCTCGCCTCAGGAATGCGTCGGCCGCCCTTGCCGATGACGATGACGATCTCGCCTTCATAATCGAGCTGAAGGCTTTCGGGCGGGCGGATCAGCGGCTGGCCGTGCCCGGTGAAGGAGCGCGGAAAACGGATGAAAAGCGAAGGATTGGAAGGTGCCGCCTGGCCGTCCTTGTATTCTTCGTTGCGGTCGGGGAAGTTGACGCCGACGCAGATGATTTTTTCCGGCGCCGGCACCGGGATCTCGTAGCGGATCTCGTCGAGCGAAAGCTCGGGCATCAGCCCCGCTGCTTCATCGGCAAGCCGGGCAAGGGCGCCGGCTTCGATCACTTCACGCAACGTCGGCCACGTCGTTCCATGCCGCTTCGAAAGGTCGATGATCCCATCGCCGGAAACGAGACCGTAGCCGGTTTTTCCGCCGGCCGAAAAGCTTACGAAACGGGGATGGTTCATAGAGCGGCCTCCGTGTTCTGCTGGTGTTTGTTCAGCGCGGCGGCGACTTCGGTGATCACCTCGAAGGCGGTGTCGGCGTCTTCCTCCGTCATGTCGAACTGGCCGGCCTGGAAGCGGATTGCGACGTGGCCGTCGACGCGGGTCTGGGTCAGGTAGATACGGCCGTCGTCATTGATCGCGTTGACCAGCGCGATGTTATGGGCGTCCGCATCGCCCTGGCTGCGATGACGGAACGAAAACAGCGACAGCATCGGCGGCGTGACGATCTCGAAATCCTTGTGGCTGCTCAGCCGTTGCGCCAGTTGCTCCGACCAGCGCACATGGTTTCGGATCATCATCTGCAGTCCTTCGAGGCCGTGGAAGCGCAGTAGGAACCAGAGTTTCAGCGCGCGGAAACGCCGGCCGAGCGGGATCGTCCATTCGGAATAGTTGATGATGCCGTCGCGGCCGTGGGTCTTTAGGTATTCCGGCTGGATCGCCAGCGTCTTCACCAGATCATCCGGGCTGCGGATGAAATGCGCCGAGCAGTCGAACTGTGCGCCGAGCCACTTGTGCGGATTGAAGACGATCGAATCCGCCTGCTCGACGCCCGCCCAGAGCTCGCGAAACTCCTCGCAGATCATCGCGGCACCGGCCCAGGCGGCATCGACATGGACATAGAGACCGTGCGTATGGGCGACCCGCACGACCTCGGCGATGTCGTCGCAGGCGCCAGTGCTGGTGCCGCCGGTGCAGGCGATGACGCCGGCCGGCATGAGGCCCGCCGCCTTGTCCTTAAGGATCGCCGCTTCGAGTGCCTGGCAGTCCATCGCGCGTCGCGGTCCCTTCGCCGGGATGCGCACGAGGTTTTCCTCGCCGACGCCCGAGACCCAGATCGCCCGGTCGATCGAGGTGTGAACCTGATCGGAGGAATAGATGCGCAGCTGTGGCTGGCTGGCGAGGCCCTTCTTGTTGCCCTGCCAGGCCAGTGCCTTCTCGCGCATGACAAGCACGGCCGAGAGCGTCGCCGAGGAGGCTGAATCCTGGATCACGCCGGAGAAGCCTTCGGGCAAGCCGATCGCCTGGCGCAGCCAGTCGAGCACTTTCGTCTCAAGCTCGGTCGCCGCCGGCGAGGTCTGCCAGAGCATGCACTGCGCCGCCATGGCGGTGACGAGATATTCGGCAACGACGGAAACCGGTGCGGCGTTGGCCGGAAAATAGGCGAAGAAACGCGGATGCTGCCAATGGGTCATGCCGGGCACGATGATCTTCTCGAAGTCCTCGAAAATCGCCTGCATGTCCTCACCGGTCCGCGGCGGCTGCGCCGGTATCTGGGCGGCGATGGCGCCCGGTGCCGTCTGTGCCCGCACCGGACGATCCCGCAGCGACGCGCGGTAGTCGGCGCCCCATTTCGCCGCCTTCAGCGACCATTCTCCAAAACTCTTCTGGTCCACCCTGTTCCTCCGTCAGCCTTAGATGTGCGCCCTGTTTCCAATCATCACGGCGCGATGATCGGTTGCGCCTTGAGGATCGAGTCCCTCGCCTCAGCACCAGCAAAGGCGCTGCCTTCCTCGAACCAGGATTTCGGTGCCGGCGCGCCCCAGAGCGTCTGGCGCTGCGGGTCCTTCAGATCCCATTTGATCGGCTCCAGATCCGGGTCGACGGTCTGGTAGTCGGAGCAATAGATCTCGATGCGGTGGCCGTCCGGGTCGCGGACATAGAGGAAGAAGGCGTTGGAGATGCCATGCCGGCCCGGGCCGCGCTCGATGTTGGCGAGCCAGCCGGACGTCGACATCAGGTCGAGCAGGTCGATGATGTTGAGCGGCGTCGGCACCCAGAAGGCGGTGTGATGCAGCCGCGGCCCGCGGCCGTTGGTAAAGGCGATGTCGTGTACGCCGCCCTTGCGGTGGGTCCAGGCGGCCCAGAGGCGCCCCGTCTCCTCGTCGGCGGTATATTCTGTCACACGGAAACCGATCTCGTTGTAGAAGGCGACCGCCTCGTCGACATTGGGCGAGAAGCAGTTGAAGTGGTCGATGCGCAACGGCTTCACGCCGCGATAGAGCGCGTATTTCTGGTGGATCGGCGGCAGGCGGTCCATCTTTGAATAGAATTCGAGCGGGATGCCCTGCGGGTCGCGGGTCCGGAAGGTCCGCGACTGATAGGGACGCTCGATCCACTCGACCGGCAGGTCCTTGCCTTTAAAGAAGTGGGCTGCCTTGTCGAGGTCCTCGTCGCCATAGATCTTGAAGCCGAGGTCGCGTGCCTCTGCCGTTGCGGCCTTCTTGAGGATGATGCAGTGGTGGCCGCGCTCCTCCATCGCTCGCAGATAGATGGTGTCCGCCGTCTCGTCGGTAACCTGCAGGCCAAGCACGTCGACATAGAAGGCGCGCGATTTGGCAAGATCGGTGACCGCGAGCTCCACATGGCTCAGCCGCACGATGTTGAAGGGCGGGTGAAGGTTCGGTTTCGGCAAGGGCATTGATGTCTCCTCCAGATGTCTGCCAGCGCGCTCAGCCGCCGAGCTTGGCGATCGCGTGCGCCGAGCTGGCAAAGGCGATGTTCTTGGTTTCCATGTAAAAATCGAACGACCAGTCGCCGCCGTCGCGGCCGATGCCCGAACTCTTGACGCCGCCGAACGGCGTCGGCAAGTGGCGCACGTTTTCCGAGTTCACCCAGATCATCCCGGCTTCGAGGTTGTCGGTAAAGCGGAAGGCGCGGGTAACGTCCGAGGTCCAGAGATAGCCGGTCAGGCCGTATTGCGTGTCGTTGGCAAGCGCCAGCGCCTCCGCCTCGTCCTTGAAGGGGATGGCGGTCAGCACCGGCCCGAAGATTTCCTCCTGGGCAATGCGCATGCCGTTGTTGGCGCCGGTAAAGAGCGTCGGGGTCACGTAGCAGCCGCCGCCGGGACCGGCGAACTTCTCGCCGCCGGCTGCAACCGTCGCACCCTCCTCGCGGCCGATGCGGATGTAGTCGAGCACCTTCTTCTCATGGACCGGATGGATGAGCGGGCCGACGACGGTTTCGGGGTCGAGCGGATGGCCGACCTTGATGCGCTTGGCTTTCTCGGCAACGAGGGCCGTGAACCGGTCGTAGATGCTGTTCTCGACCAGGAGCCGCGAGGACGAGGTGCAGCGTTCGCCGTTCAGCGAATAGATCATGAAGACGGCGGCATCGGCAGCGCGCTCCAGATCGGCGTCGGCAAAGACGATGACAGGGTTCTTGCCGCCGAGTTCGAAGTGGACGCGCTTCAGCGTGTCGGCACCCTGCTTCATGATCATCGAGCCGGTGCGGCTTTCGCCGACGAAGCCGATCGCCTTGATATCGGGGTGTTCGGTCAGCGCCCGGCCGGCGTCTTCGCCGAAACCGTTGACCAGGTTCCAGACACCTTTCGGCAGGCCTGCCTCCTCGGCGATCTCCACCAGCAGCCGTGCGGTCAGCGGCGAGAATTCCGCCGGCTTGTGGACGACCGTGCAGCCGGCGGCGAGCGCCGGGGCGATCTTCCAGGTCGAGAGCATGAACGGCGTGTTCCAGGGGGTGATGATGCCGACCGGGCCGATCGGCACGCGCGTCGTCATGTTGATCTGGCCAGAGGCGCGCAGCACCTTGCCGTCGCGCGCTTCCGGCGCCCGGTCAGCGAAGAAGCGGAAGTTTTCCGCACCGCGCAGCGCCGCCTTGGCCATGAACTTCAGCGACTGTCCAGTGTCCATGCATTCGACGAAGGCGATCTCCTCGGCGCGCGCAACGATCGCATCGGCAATTTTATGCAGCAGCTTCTTGCGCGTATCGCCGGGCATGGACGCCCATTCGGCGAAGGCCGCTTTCGCTGCCTTCGCGGCGCGGTCGATATCGGCTGCCTTGCCGCGCGCGATCTTCGCCAGCGGCTTCAGGTCGATCGGGGAGACCGTCTCGAAGGTCTCGCCATCAAGCGAAGGAACGGCCTCACCGTTGATATGGTTGAGCACGCCTTCGCTCTTAAAGCGGGCAAGGTAGCGTTCCGCCTTGGCGAGGTTTTCATCGAGCTTGGACATGGTGTTCTCCGATGCTGGCGCAGGCTTTCGCCGCGCGCTGCTGTGTATTTGTGGAGGGGTGCGCTCAGCCCTTGGCGGCGCGCAGCCTGGGGTGAATGGCGTTTTTCTTCCAGCTCAGATCCGGATCGATCTCGCGGATCTCGAGGCTGAGGGCGAAATGCGGCGTGGCGAAAAGCTCGGAAAGTTCGTCGCTGACGGCCTGGAATATGGCGTCACCCGTCGATTTCTTTTCGGCTTCCGTGCGGCCACGGCCGATGCGGAAGGACATGTCGATGAAGCCATTCTCCGGCAACAGGTCGGCGACCGCGTAGTCGCGGCTCTGGATCGTGCGCACCCTGACGGCGCCGAGCTCGAAGAGGCCGGTGCCAAGGATGGAGGCGTGGACCGTACGGCACAGCTTTGCAAAGTCGACGTGGCCGTCGAGATTGCCGGAATATTCGATTGTCAGATGCGGCATCTTTCCTCCCGATGCGCTCTCATATATTTAACACGTTAACAAAATTGATGGCGGTGTCAAGCAGCGCGAGGCGCTGCCCGTGCCTGCCGATTGCGGAATGAAGGAAAATGTCCGATAGAACGCCCATGAGCGAGAAAACCAAGACCGATCTCGGTCCCGACGCCCTTTTGCCGCACAATACGCGCCGATCGTTGCCGATCGCGCTTCTGCGGGCGCGCGAAGCCGTCATGGCGCATTTCCGCCCGATGCTCGCGCGCCATGACATCACCGAGCAGCAGTGGCGGGTGATCCGCATTCTCGCCGAAGCCGGCCGGGTCGATGCGTCCGAGATGGCCGACAAGGCCTTCATCCTGGCGCCGAGCCTGACGCGCATCATTCGCTCGCTCGAGGAGCGCGGCCTGATCACCAAGCATAAGGACGCCGATGACGGCAGGCGCGTTCTGCTCGAGATCGCGCCGGAGGGCATGCGGGTGATCGCCGACGTGAGCCCGGAAAGCCGGGCGATCTACGAGGAGCTCGAAACCCGCTACGGCCACGAGCGCGTCGAAGTCCTGCTCGATATGCTCGACGAACTCGCCAGCCTTAACGACTGAGTGCTTCGACAGCATCCCCGTCATCTGAAGCCCTGTTCTTCCGCAAGCGCCAGCGTCTCGTCTGCGTAGCGCAGGACGCGTTCGCGCGCGCCCGGTAGTTCCGGCCGGGCGGCGAACCAGCCGATATAGGTGAGGCTGCGAAGCACGAGAAACAGCGGCAGCCAGGAGAGCGCCTCATCCGTGAGGTTGCGGCGGCTGCGATAGCCAAGGATGAGAGCGGCCTCAATCGTGGCATAGGCCGGCTCGCGACGGTTCTTCAGAAGCGCCGTGGCGATATCAAAAAGGCGAAAGCCGTGGCCGGCATCGTCGAAATCGATGAAGGTCACCCCGCTTTCGGTGACGAGCACGTTTTCCCGAACCAGGTCTGCGTGAATGAGGCCGAAGTCTTTAGCCGGAGTCGGAAGCGTTGCAAGCTGCAGCGCGAGATCGTTCCGCAAGGCCGAAAGCGCAGCGATCTGGGCCGAAGACAGGCCTTCGCAGTCCCAGAACCGGCCCCACAAGGGCTGCTGGCCGAGCAGGCCGTCAGCATGCCAGGACGGCCTGCTGAAACCGTCCGGCGGTATCCAGCGGTCCGCGAGCGTATGCATCTCGGCCATGGAGGCGCCGAGTGTCGAAAAGATCTGGGCGAGCCTTTCGGGCGAGTGGGCTAGCGGTTTCCCACTCTCCCCCAGCGGTTCGCCATCCATCCAGCCGATCACATCGGCGTGCTGCGCGGTAAACGCTCCTTCTTTCGGAAGCGCGACGAGCAACTGTCCGCCTCCCGTGGCGACCGGTTGCGGCACAGCGAGACCGCCATCGCCGAGCGCTGCCATCCATTGAAGTTCCGAGCGGAGCGCATCCTCGCCGTGATAGCCGGCGCGGTGCAGCCGCAGCGCCGCCGGTCGGCCATCGGCGAGCTGGACGCTAAACACCGCGTTTTCCCGGTATTTCAGAAGTTCCGGCCGTTGGTTGGCGACGCCCCAGTGTGCGAGCGCCTGGCAGGCCCGCCTGTCGAGCGCGGCGCGAAAGTGCGGAGGCAGGTCGGCGACCATCGTCGGCTCACAGACCCGAAAGCACGTCGTCGAGCGTCGACAGCATGAGATCGGCATTGTCGCGGGTGAAGGGCATCGGTGGCCGGATCTTCGTCGTGCATTGGTGGATGCCGAGCTTGCCCATCAGCACGCCGCGCTGCCGCATGTCGTTGATCACTTTGGTCGCGAGATCGCTTGCAGGCGTTTTTTCGGCGCGGTCGGCGACGAGCTCGGCTCCAAAAAACAGGCCGCTGCCCCTGATGTCGCCGATCACACCATGTTTCTCGGCAAGTCGAGTTAGACCCACCTTGGCATAGGCGCCGATATCGGCGGCGTTCTCGATGAGCTTCTCGTCTTCGATCACATCCAGCACCGCCATGGCCGCAGCGCAGGATACGGGGTTGCCGCCGAAGGTGTTGAAGTAGCGAAACGCCTTGCGAAAGGCGTTGAGCGTGTCGGCGCCTGCGACCACGCCGCCGATCGGGTGGCCATTGCCCATCGGTTTTCCGAGCGTGACGATATCCGGAACGATGCCCGCCTTCTGGTGCCCCCACATATGCCCGCCGGTTCGGCCAAAGCCCGGCTGCACTTCGTCGGCGATGACAAGACCGCCCGCCTTTCTGACGGCGGCGACAGCGCCGTCGAGAAAGCCGGAGGGCAAATCGGGAAATCCTTCGTTGGCGAAGAAGGGATCGATGATCAGCGCGGAAAACCCATGCGGGCTCTGCTCAAGCGAGGCGATCGCCGCCTCTACCTCGGCAGTGAAGGCCGCCGCAAAGGCAGCGCCCGGCTTGCCGCCGAGTGGCCGGTAGCTGTCGGGCGCCGGCACGTGGCGTACATGGCCGCCGAAGCCGCCGACCGGCGGCATGCGGGTTGAAAGCTGCGACACGGCGGCGGTGTTGCCGTGATAGGTGTGGTCGGTGGCGATCACCCCGGTCCTGCCGGTCACGGCTTGGGCCATGCGCAGCGCCACATCGTTCGCCTCGCTGCCGGTACAAGTGAGGATCGCCGTGTCGAGGCTTTTATCGAAGGTGCCGGTCAGCCGCTCGACATAGTCGAGAATGCCCTCGTGCAGGTAGCGCGTATGGGTATTGAGGGTCGATGCTTGCCAGGCGATTGCCTCCGTCACCCGCGGGTGGCAATGGCCGACATGCGGCACATTGTTGTAGCAGTCGAGATAGCGGCGGCCGTCGGCATCATAGAGCCAGACGCCTTCGCCACGCACGAGATGCACCGGCTCCTCGTAAAACAGCGACATGTTGCGCCCGAGCAGCTGCTTGCGGCGCGCGATCAGATCCGCGTTATCGGCCATGGTCCTATCCTCTAGCGGCGGTGAGGCCGGCATCGAGAGCCGTCAGAATGCGGGCGACGTCGTTCGCGGTAATGATCAGCGGCGGCGAGAGGATGATATTGGCGCCTGACGTGCGCACCATGACGCCGGCGTCATAGGTCACGTCTTGGACTTTCTGCACCACATCCTTCGCAGCACCAGTCTTCTTCTCGCGATCGGAGACCAGTTCGAGCGCGCACATCAGACCCTTGCCGCGCACGTCGCCAATCAGTTCGTGCCGGTCCTTGAGCGCATCGAGGCCGGCCATCAGTTCCACGCCCCGCGCGCCGGCATTCGCCGCCACGTTCTGTTTGCGCGTCTCCTTCAGCGTTGCGAGCGCTGCGGCCGCGCCGACCGGATGGCCGGAATAGGTGTAGCCGTGGCCGATCGATCCGGTGGCCGTCTTGTTGCTTTCGAACACCTGCGCCACCTTTTCAGCGATCATCACGGCGCCGAAGGGATAGTAGCCATTGGTGATCGCCTTCGCGGTCGACATGAAATCCGGTTTCACGCCGAAGAGACGCGAGCCTGTCCAGGCGCCGGTGCGGCCGAAGGCGGTGATCACCTCGTCGGCGATGAGCAGGATGCCGTGCCGGTCGCAGATCTCGCGCATCAGCGGCATGAAGGTCTCGTGCGGCACGATCACACCTCCTGCGCCGAGCACCGGTTCCATGATCAGTGCTGCGATCGTGTCGGCGCCCTGGAAGGCGATCTCATCTTCGAACAGCCGTGCGATCCCCTTGGCGATGGCGGCACCATCGGTCGTGTCGAAGGGGTTGCGATAGGTGTAGGGTGCCGGCAGATGGAAGACGCCCGGAAGCAGCGGCTCGTAGTTGCGACGGAAATTGGCGTTGCCGTTGACCGAGGCGCCGCCGAAATGGGTGCCATGATAGCCTTTTTTTAGCGCAACGAATTTGGTGCGCTCCGGCTGGCCGTTGAGCTTGTGATACTGGCGGGCCAGCCTGAGGCAGGTCTCGACCGAGTCCGACCCACCCGAGGTGAAGAACGATCGGGTGAGTCCATCCTCGCGAAACCATTCGGCGAGCTCGTAGGAGAGCTCGATCAGCGGCGAATTGGTAGTGCCGCGAAAGGTCGAATAGTAGGGCAGCTCGTCGAGCTGGCGGCGGATCGCCTCCTTCACGGGTTCGCAGGAATAGCCGAGATTGACGTTCCAGAGACCGCCGACCCCATCGAGCACCTTCTTGCCATGGATGTCGACGATCTCGACGCCTTCGCCGGCATTGATGATGCGCGGCGGAGTTGCCTGCATCTCGGCCGGATGCGCCATCGGATGCCAGAGATGGCGGGCGTTGTTCTCGATGAGGAAGTTGGTTTCGCGCATGGTTATGCTCCTGTCAGTTCAAGGCCGAGCATCTGAAGCGCTCCGGCATAGCTTTCTGCGGGTCGGGTGACGTCGAAATGGACGTGAGGCAGGCCGACGGCCCGCGCACCCTCGATGTTCTTCAACTGGTCATCCACGAAGACGCAGGCCTCGCGCGGCAATTTGAGCTGGCTCAGTACCAGTTCGTAGGCGCGCGGATCGGGCTTCAGGATATTCGTGTAGGTGGCGTCTACGATCGTCTCGAAGAGCTCGATCAGCGGGAAGCGCTCGCGGAACGCGACGCCATAGAACAGGTCGAGCTCGTTGGAGAGGATGGCGAGCCGGATGCCGGCCCTGTGGGCGGTCAGGATCGCGTCGCGTGCCTCGGGGCGAAGCACGAGTTCCGGTTCGGCCCCGCGCGCACGCTGCACGAAGGTCTTCATGTCGCTCCAGTCCTCGCCGAGCAACTGTCCGACCTCGCGGGTTCGTGTCGTCCAATAGTCCCGTTCGGTGATCTCGCGCCGCTGCATGGCGGCCCAAAGAGGATCGGTTGCGGGATCGAAGGGGCCGCGCCAGGTGAGCGTGCCCGGCTGAAGTCCGAGCGCGCGCTCAGTCACATCGTGGGTTTCAAACAGCGTACGGGTGACGACGCCGCCGAAATCGAGGATCAATGCTTTGTCGGTCATCGTTCCGGGCATGGAGTTCGTCATGGCCGGCCCTCGGGCACGATCCCGCGCGCCACCCAATCGTCGAAGATCGCGAGTGCTGCCTTCGAAAACTCAGGCGCATTGATGTGGCTGTCGATCTCGTGCAGCGCGACGGCTGACGGAATAGACCGGCGCATCTCGTCGATGAAGGCGTCGAGGGCTTCCGGCTCATGCAGCGGCTCCTCCGGCTGATCCCATTCCTGGATGCCCCGAAGTGGCAGGATGAAGGCGACCTCGGCGCGGGTGCCGGTCAGTTTGCCGCCGATGACGCGAGCGATCTCGCGCCGCCCTTCGGCCGAGGTTGTCACCGAGCCGAGTAGCCGGTTGTGGGCATGGTAAGGGCGGTCGGCGAAGGCTTCGGGGACCGGTTGCCAGGCGGGCAGGTCGACCATGTCGACGGCACCGGGTGCGACGATCTGCGGTATGCCGGAGCGTCCGGCATTTTCCAGTCGGTCCGGTCCTGACGTGACGACCGTACCATGGTGGTGGTTGCTGACCTCCTGGATGCAGAAGTCGAAGACGGCTGTAAAACCCTTCTCGGCAGCGATCGCCTCGAAGGCGCGGCCGCCCATGCCGGTCGAATGGAAGACGGCGACGTCATAGCCGCGGCGTTCGAGCTCGGGTTTCAGGTGTTTCATGTATTTGAGGCAGCTCGAGCCGAGCGAGGTCATGCCGATCAGCGGTCGTGATCCGTCCGGCTTCGTGCCGAAGCGGGCGGCACCGACGACGGCACCGCAGGCCTGGGAGAGCACCGAACGACAGATGCCATTGAGGCCGTAGAGCCCGCCGGCCC
The nucleotide sequence above comes from Ensifer adhaerens. Encoded proteins:
- a CDS encoding HAD family hydrolase — encoded protein: MTDKALILDFGGVVTRTLFETHDVTERALGLQPGTLTWRGPFDPATDPLWAAMQRREITERDYWTTRTREVGQLLGEDWSDMKTFVQRARGAEPELVLRPEARDAILTAHRAGIRLAILSNELDLFYGVAFRERFPLIELFETIVDATYTNILKPDPRAYELVLSQLKLPREACVFVDDQLKNIEGARAVGLPHVHFDVTRPAESYAGALQMLGLELTGA
- a CDS encoding Tm-1-like ATP-binding domain-containing protein, whose amino-acid sequence is MNAMNRLPNILVVGTGDTKCDELQFMASVIREAGGLPVMMDVSILGDPSYQPEYSRHDIAEAAGVTITAIVESGDEHSAMALMAEGASALTRSLYEAGQADGVIILGGSMGTDLALDVAAALPLGVPKFIVSTIAYSHLLPPERIAPDLMMILWAGGLYGLNGICRSVLSQACGAVVGAARFGTKPDGSRPLIGMTSLGSSCLKYMKHLKPELERRGYDVAVFHSTGMGGRAFEAIAAEKGFTAVFDFCIQEVSNHHHGTVVTSGPDRLENAGRSGIPQIVAPGAVDMVDLPAWQPVPEAFADRPYHAHNRLLGSVTTSAEGRREIARVIGGKLTGTRAEVAFILPLRGIQEWDQPEEPLHEPEALDAFIDEMRRSIPSAVALHEIDSHINAPEFSKAALAIFDDWVARGIVPEGRP